Proteins co-encoded in one Callospermophilus lateralis isolate mCalLat2 chromosome 2, mCalLat2.hap1, whole genome shotgun sequence genomic window:
- the Tex12 gene encoding testis-expressed protein 12 yields the protein MANHLVKPDSRNCKRTRELESQMPDSPQLSSLGKSDSSFSECSGLFYKDETLEKDLNDMSKEINLMLSTYAKILSERAAIDASYIDEIDGLFKEADIIENFLIQKRELLRQRFTVIANTLHG from the exons ATGGCAAATCATCTTGTAAAGCCTGATTCTAGAAATTGCAAGAGAACAAGAGAATTGGAG TCTCAAATGCCAGATAGCCCACAGCTGTCCTCTCTTGGAAAATCGGATTCATCTTTCTCTGAATGTTCTGGACTGTTTTATAAAGatgaaaccttagagaaagatttAAATG ATATGAGCAAGGAAATTAATCTAATGTTGTCCACGTATGCAAAGATCTTAAG TGAGAGAGCAGCAATAGATGCATCTTACATTGACGAGATAGACGGACTCTTTAAAGAAGCAGATATTATTGAAAACTTTCTTATACAAAAAAGAGAGCTCCTGAGACAGAGGTTTACAGTGATTGCAAACACACTGCACGGATAA